TGGATATGCAAGTGAAGTATCATATGATATGTTGAAatgtattatatacagtatatactacagtattcaGTGTTATTGGTTagccttttaaaaaatttaaatctactTTTTGGGTCAATTTACATGAACTTtgacaaaataattttaatgaattatgtTATGCTTTGTAAGGTTTCCTTTAATACCTTACTGATATTTCATGAATGTAAAAGTGAAGTAACAGCATGtgacattttgaaaatatagTACAATACTCAATATTTCCAATCACTTCTAAATGGTTGGCCTTTACATCTGCTTTTTGGGTCAGTttacataaacacaaaaaaatgacaaaagaaATCACTAATTATTATATTACCCAAAGCAATTTGTGTCTAACACGTTTTTATTGTAATGCTTTGTAAGGTTTTTTTTCCTACCTCCCTTGCAGTGTCTCCCTGAGTTTTGTCAACCTTACTGTTCTGAGGCTCACCGTAGAATGACCACACACACTGCAAACTGCGTTCAATAAAGCCTGAGCAGAGTTCTCTGTGACGTCACGCATTCTAATATAATGTCTGGTCGATAGCgacagaaaaaaaagaaaaaagaaaaaaattctggTTCAAAGCGTTTCAGcataataaaaatactgaatATGTGGTTTTTCATTTAGATTTACATGGTTTTTGTTTGTCTAGGAGAAAACTTTATCACCgattgtattattttttctttattattattattaataaataataatataattatttaacaaGTAGCCTACCATGATGCTGCAGTACAGGTTTACCCCGGGTCAACTAAATCAcaatgcatacacacacacacacacacacacacacacacacacacacacacacacacacacacacacacacacacacacacacaatatatatatatatatatatatatatatatatatatatatatatatatatatatatatatatatatgtttacaTTACTGGGTTAACTTGCTGCATATTATTTGCAGTGTTGGCAGACACGATCGGCTAAATAACAATCTGACTGAATATTAAACTcttatattattaattattattaatatattattaattcAGATCCCCTCACCTTCGACAGCATTTTTCACTTCTTTGCTGAACGATTAACGTTTAACGACTGCGGCTACAGCATGCAGCATTTCTGTCATACACAGCTGATATGAATGCTCTCAGTTTCTtactttttaccattttcgtacacactgcaaactttcgggagtgacaaACGCATTTAAATGCGCGAGTGAATCCGCTAAATGATTGTTTCGTGTCTGTGCAGGAAAAAACCGGATCAAACTGGCTCTAGACCAAACAAAGCGGTAACCATAGAAACGTTCTGCCTTTTCGCGTGGCTAATTTCTACTGCTTTGATCAAAATAATATTACAGCGttattttgcaataaacctccgaCTTGGCGTTGTGTTGTACACATTTCAGCGCTGTCTGTCAGTATTGCCAGGTTCACGtctttattttgtattattatttatttattttttgcttaatGTTAGTTATCGTTTTGGCGCTCGACCATGGctttggctcatgaagcgatcacGTTTTTGGTGTTATTTAAATGGGAAGGTGtcgatattttttttttatatatttgaggTAAAACAATTTGATTTACTTCGGTTTGTAATGGGATTTTTCTTGTCCGCTGTGTTTTTTGCCTATTAAGCAGGCACGAGTCCACGATGCAAATTTACATACTTCAGTTCGGTTATGTAGGCTACACTACGCAGATTTTATGTAAAAGCGGTCACCAATGTCACTCCGGCATTTTTAGGGGGAGTTATTAATTAATTTAGTAGTAACTTTAGAATTCGGTTGTCACtcccgtaaattactgaagtgtatgtgtgtgtgtgtgtgtgtgtgtgtgtgtgtgtgtgtgtgtaaccaCAGGCCATAGCTTAAACATTTGTGGGGGACCAAAACAACCTGCGctatttatcaaaacataccAAATAGCAATAAACATACAAGTTAACGTACGTCCATATGTAAAGTTAGCATATTAAAGTGTACTTACCAAAGGCGACTGGTCTCTGAGTGAAATCTCCTTAAAGCTTCATCTCTTCAATCATGTAAACATAAGATTCTCAAACGCGAGCTGTATGAGATTATGATGACAAAACCGCCAAAATTTGTTTTAAAGACTGCGCAATGCAGCTGCGCAAAAGGAATCAATCACGAATAAACCTACAAACCTGTATGCTTACTGTAaccattttatattatttatatctaCCATGTATCATATTACAACCAAACTGGATATTCAAATTTAAATAAACAGAGCtacttttaaaacaaaataaataaataaacatttaagggTGCGCACTTGGAGTCTTGCTATTGGCTAttgtatttgaataaataatgagttcccagcaaacacaaaagctttataaaaactttttttttcaagtaATGAAAAGGTTGTGATAAAGTTATTTTCCGACGTACTTAATAggacaaatgtcttttttaacGTTAAAAATACGTTATTTTCACAACgttgtaaaaacattttaataacttAATTAGCAAGTCACACCAcaacttttaaaataattaataacaCATTTAGCTACACAGACAAATCACTAGACAAGAAATATAAAAGTAATCAAATTTCCAAGAACTACAACAAGGATTTAATTTAATGCAACATAATATGACAAAACATCTTTTGATAGCAGTGATATagttataaatattatgaacaaacaattgaaaccatgcaaaaaacaacaacaactaaaTGCAAAAGAAATGTAATACTTGGAtagtattaatatttaataagtCTTCATAATGATATAATTGTCAAACAATATATCATCACTGTTGGACAGAAACCTCTCATTGGgtcattattattttatttcagaaattgtTGATCACCCTTTATGAGGATTTTACGTACATTTAACAAATGAAAAGATCCTCAAACTATAGGTAAGAACACAACCATACCCAGGACTTCCTGGGACTAACTTTCTTAACATTGCTTACAGAACAGTTgaattaaaacattaatttattaataaatcatgTAACGGTAAGCAGATTTGCCAATAAGATGATGTGTTAATCAACAAGACACTTAACGTAGCTTAATGCATTAAGATAATGATATGACAAGATAATATTCGGTATACACCtaattcattatatttttaaCTATAGGCAAGCAAACTGTTATTTAAAGCATTGCATTTATTTTCTTGCATGGCCAATCTGCTTACCCTTacattttaagttttaataataaattatcgGTTTCCCAgatagggattagactagtccttgactaaaataaatttaaaagcTATCCAAACGGAAAACATCTTGCAAagacatcagtgccctttgttttgcctgaaAATGCACAGAAGTCATGTTTTAAGTAAAGggatgtttgttaaaactagtttcctaattaaactaaggcctaaaCCTGGTTTAAGCTATTCCCTGTTCAGGAAACCAACCCAAAAGCCAAGGTATACAGAATTTACTATTTTAATTCAACTGCCTTAATTCATTAAGCAACATAcataggccttagttaaattaatatgtttaaacatctttaataaacatgccttagaaaaagatGTTAGTAGtgtgcagtggcggccggtgacttcttttttcgagtgcgcatgatgcgaagttcgtctcaacatgtatgtagcccgtcatgtgtgtggttcgtaatttcaaaatatgtgttggcGCGTTGAGtgaacctgtgtgcatcacgtgtcctgtcaaaataagtgcctgcagTAGACGCGTCTAaacggtttatgataaaagagactctCTTGTTTGCCAgatcgcataatctcatgcataatcagagtttactgttaatggagtgtcttgcgtgtatttttaAAACGTGACCTTCTCTTTTAACATAAATTGTTTTGACGCGTgcgcagcaggcacttattttgacaaaagacgtgatgcacatggttcacataacgcaacaaacacatattttgaaaacacgagcaacatgACACTTCGAACACAGTATAAATATGCGCCTCTCGGAAAAGCAGTCACGAGCCCTCACCGGTGGTTTGTATcttgagacagctcaaacacgTGTCTTGGTCCAGGAGGTCTTGTCTGTGAAACAAGGGGTAAGCATTTATCTCATTAAGGAACAAAGCAATGTTCATATAGCAATAGCTCTAAGATAGTGTTAGTCATGTGTTTCAAGTCATGCTCAGTTAAACAGACAATTATTATTATAGAGTAAGTTTACAGATTTTCAACCCACCTTATATTGTTACACTGTCTGTAATATATGTATTCGGAAGAGTATTGCGGACAAATAAATGAGAATATCTCAGTAAGTTACAAGTTTAACTAAAGAAAAAAAGTAAACATTGTCCATTCAAATATTACCATTTAAACCTCTCATCTACACAATTACATGTTTTCAATCGCACAAACTTTCATAAACAAAAAGAGCAAAAGATATACAGTTAACTTAGTCCAACGTTAAAGTTACCTCTACAGAAAACGGTCGAGATGCTAATGgacttctttttttgaacaCACAACACAAGCCCTTTCTATGAGGTAAcgttaaatataaacaaaagcGTATCAATTATGTGCCAACAACAGTTGTGtgtattatttttgttatttgtgGGATGAATCCTTACGTTAAACCGTAGAGACACTTTTCGCACTTTGTTCCTGTCAACTCGTTTCCATGGTAACTCCCGCCACTCCACTCCAGGGTAGGGTTGCACCAGCTATCCGTAAGTTCTTGCTTGAACTGGAACGGAAAGTCTGCACTAGAGGCTTAACTACTGATTAATAACTGATTAACTGATTAATTGTAACTGATTAATTCAGCTGCACCACCTCTTCGTTAGGCATAACGTAGCTAGTAGGTGGTAAGCTCTCCATACAGTAATGCATAGTCGCACAATATGACGTTTAATTTGAATTATCCAATAGCACCCTTTAAATGTATGAGCAGAAATTGTGTTGAAATgtcataaattaaaatgtatcttTGATTCATACATATTTGATTCACGCAGTTAACTGTTAAAATacgtttatttatattttaatggtactctaatttttttatatttatttatttattccaacCGTTAAAGCTTTCATATACATTTAGTTTATACATAGAGTTACGCTCTAATCAAGTTTTATGGTGAACCAAGTTTTATACGCAAAAATATTTAGTAGTGCATAAATTGTAACTcaaggcttgttcgacttcatgcggcgccgcaagaacttATTGGCGCATGACGTAAAACTACCGCGAGAGCCAAGTCTCCGCGTGATTTCTTGAATCCCTCTCGCGTTACTTTGACGTCATTCGTCTGTCGGTCCTTCGTCATTCAGCGCGCGCAGCACACACATTCAGTCACGCAgcatttacataaataaaaatcttagaAAACTACATAAACAATTTAAATTTCAATAAAGAATTTATTAAATAGTGAATTTGAAACTTTTTGTTGTTCTATGTCATATAGAGCAATTTAATCTTTCTATTAAAActgaaaaactattttttttttattaaacttcgcttttgttaaaaaaatatattactctGGTCTTTTATTCTAACTCTAAGATTATTtataactgtaaaaattatttattgatttGTTAAATACTATATTATGCCAGTCTTTAACATCACaccaaacaacaataataaaaagcacaaagtgtaataataaaatcatttcattcatttaaatgAAGTTAAATTAATCCTTACAGTCAAAAAGTCTGAGATGCACTTTTCTAGTCAAGAAgaccattttttattttttttaatacataagggggcggtttcccggacagggattagactattcCTAAAATAattgtaagagctgtccaaactaaaaacaacttgcactgacatatcttaacataaaaacacaatatttctgTATATGTACTGCATTTAAATTCTATTATTTTACATATAATACTATAATAATATAAACAGTGCTTTTaatcttttttacattattttataacagtaagtaaatctttttttaacattatttttttctactcaaaccttgcactaaactaacaaattcaattcctgaatacatttatgaactattttagcctacatttttgccaccaattttttttctgcttcgatgtattttggatttttttgtaccacctttgtaaaaaataatattactgctttATGTGTAACTCCATATCAAGCAACTTGATGATATTTTAGATACTTcattatacactcattttgagatGAGTGAGCTGCATACAAAGCCAACTTttatcttttgcacgtttctcctcATCTTTCCTAAAACTGAACTTATGACAAGAATATAATGACGAAAGGATATGAAGGAAATAACTAGAACCAGAAGATGGCAGTAATGCAACATTAAGGATGCAAGCTACTGTTAAAACGCAAAGAAGAAGAAAGATAAAAGAGCTCGcagaaataaagaaataaaataaaaactgaacctacagaaataaaaactgaaacCACAGAAGATGAATATGAAGACAGTCATAATAATGGTCATGATTTTATTCATTCAGGTATGTCTCCTCAAACATTGTAGTATTTTTACAATTTCTACTATCATGTGAGTTCCTGTTTTATCAAAGTGTGTTTTAAGGTTTTAAGTCACTTaccaaaaataccaaaaaatttacttaaagggaGTTTATCTGGGATATCTTTAATACTTATTTAGCAACAGACATaaaagacaatttttttgtgatttacggttttttacataaaataaacccacataatgtaaaaaaaaaaaaacattttgtgagaatttaaccttgatatcttaaggtgaaaaaaaactttgatgctcaATATTTCAGAATTTGATTTTCACAGGCAGGATCTCAAATAGTGGATTACTCTCTCAGTAAATTGATATTCATGCATTGCAtatgatattttgtttttgatCACTAGCTTTTCTTTATTCTAATACATTattgacaaaaataataaaaacaaaaattgctGCATACGATTCCAAAATTTTATGTAAAGTATTTTAGAGGTAAACCACTTCAATGCTTCATATCATTATAAAGTAATTCATTTGCCGAATAGATGCTGCATTAGCAGAAAAACAACAGCAGGAACCTAAGTTTGTTGTCAAAGCTGACAGGACACTAATattattggtacctcaaaaagTTTCCCAAAAATACACGCAGATAAATCCAGCCCAAATGTTTAATGTCATTATTATTACCATTGATTTGCATTAGTTTATATTCAGCTATGTTTATCCATGATTTATCcatatttattacacggctctctggaatgcttgattctgattggtcagttgagacatttgcaggttcgttcttttcaaataataaccgctccaaagtaataacgcatagccggtactacttgtacgagtaaaatcgctccgcgccaataaagatcaataaagattactgtttgacgccatcttgtgacaaacactggacaaccacgacaagacacagacagctactgagactgaacttgacaaaatagagcatgacagctacgaagccaacacaaaaaaaaaataccgaatgggcattaaaacttctcaaagattggctaaaagagaaaaaatggagacaagtatgaagcagaggtattacgatcattttatgcatctgtgcaaagtttcgcggaaggataaacatgttaatttaaaacaaatatgccaataaaatgtttcaaattcatattcatgtccggtttttttcttatgtgacaagtagccgtgtaataagcgggataatgtagaggcatccggtagttatcgggaaataagccccttcagtgtgatacaagaccctccgcttcgcgtccggtcctgatcacactgtcggggcttatttcccgataactaccggatgcctctacattatcccttacttaaagttaaagagcaccatgatctgattcacgattttacatttcctttggtgtgcaagtgtgtattagtacatgttaacgatttGTCCAAAGggttggactacaacaaacacacggattgtaggcaatagtttactttttgggattggtgatgtagacaagactgacattatcaAACTATTGGTCGTTTAGCTGGTTATGGCCAAGCAGGGACCAACTTAGTTATCGGTATCAATAAAATCCACTATCGGTTGACCTCTACAGTATTTTATATGTAATAATCACCCAAGCAGCTATAATAACTGGACTGACAGCTGTCTTTTGTCTATATGTGTGAAACTGAAAAATATACTGAATCTCAATTTTTCCTTCATTGTgtaaataggagaagagaaaagagaatttaattatttcatgtttctttcagatgtgaagagtgAATTATGTCTGGATGAAGAAATAACGTCCTCGactctttcctgcatcaccAGTGGAGAGACATTGAGCTCACAGAGACATGAGAGAAAACAGAAGCCCTTCACCTGCaccagatctgagatcagctttactaccttacaacagaagaaacttcattcagaagGCCACAGAGAGAAGAAGCAGTTGTTTCACTGTCAGCAGTGTGGGATGGATTTTGATTTCTTATTTCAGCTAAAAGTTCACATGAGGACACACACTGAAAAGCCTTTCTGCTGCACTGAATGTGGCTATTACTTCAGCTCCAAAAGAAATCTTAAAACTCATAAGAGaattcacacaggagaaaaaccATACAAGCGTCCTCACTGTAAGAAGAGTTTCTACCGGAAACATCATTTGGAGAAACATGTTTTTATACACACAGATGAGAGACCGTATCAGTGCAGTGAATGTGACAAAGCCTTTAAGGATTCATGGTCATTAAAATCTCACCAGAATATTCACTCTAAAGAGAAACCCTTTCAAtgttcacactgtgataaaAGATTTGTTTATAAATATCATATGATAGACCATGAGAGaattcatactggagagaaaccttatcactgtgtTTGTGGGAGGAGTTTCAGACTACAGTACAATTTAGTGTcacaccagagaactcatacaggtgaaaaaccttacaaatgctctcagtgtgacaagacgtttgctcaTTCAGGTAACTTAAAatcccatcagagagttcatactggagaaaaaccttatcactgctcgatctgtggagagagatttACTCATTCTAGACGTTTTCAGAATCATCAGAAGAAACATGCTGAACAACAAACTGACCTGAAATCATCATAGCATCTGAAAGTCTTTACACACTGACTGTGGACATTCGGCCTGAATTTTCGACGCGATACCGTGCTAGAACAAAAACAATAGATTTTTATAAAAGGCTTCACAATGGCCTTGGTTATTGCAGTGCAAAACAAGCATAGTTGTTTTATCGACCACTGTGTCAATTTCCCCTCTTTCACCCGGGTCAACCAATGAGATCTGAGCTTATCCTCGCTGCTGGTTTAAAAACAATGTAAGTCGCTAagaaaaatatatgtaaatactTTTTAATAAAAGACTAAGGGCCCAATTATGACGCAAgtggttttttttttgctagtttcatcCTGGCGCAGTTATTATTTTCGCATCCAGCATCACATTGTTAGATTTAGATGCCGATGTTTTGTTTCAAGTCActattatggtgatcagtgtttgttttagttggttTCTTGATCCTTGACATTTTGCTTGCTAGTTCTTCTCTTGTTGTATTAACTTTGTGTGGATAATTTTTAGTCTACCGGCTAATATTTAAGCTGCAAATAGCTGCAAGTAAAAATCTCATACCACAGGGGCAAATTCAGCAAATTTTTGATCTTGTTGATTTGACTTTGCCGAGTCGATCACAATTGAGCAGCCCCGAAATTCATCTGATGGTGGctcctctttctttctttatctcAACATAGTAGCTGTTGTAAATGGGCCATTCTACCGAATTGGTGCAAATTGACACTTCAAAACTTTCGGTAGTGACGTGAAAATGCGGGAGAGTGTTTTTTTACATGATTATTCatgatttttactgaaaatatccaataaatatatttttggttttaattaacaaaagtattcaaaatgatacttctttaaaaaataataaataattaaaaaattatttcatattttttttctatagtGAAATTCAGACCTTGGGGTTTGGGACAACCACCTCTCAATTGAAAGCACCAtataaatgatggtattttatatataaagccTGGAGCAACCTCAAATAGTACTTTGGGTTTTGATTGATATttgcttaaatttttttattagcaAAAAATTTCCTACattaatgctttttaaattagtttttaggTTCCGGGACAGCAATTTGCACGAATTCGGTAGAATGGCCCAAATATGTTTCacattagggatgcataacgattaatcacgattaatctatagcagaataaaagtttttgcttatatcatatatgtgtgtgtgaactgtgtataataactttagATAAATGCAcgcacatgcatgtatatatttaagcaatgtttacatgtgtatatacatttgtatatttttgtataatttatattatatataaatataaatacttatgatttttttcttaaacgtatacatgcatgtgtgcatatttatatataaatatatatatatgatgtaaacaaaaacttttattctgctatagattaatcgcgattaatcgttatgcatctcTAGTTCACATGTTGTGCCTTTATAGAGTAGGTAAATCCACCCTGGTTGTGGAGAATAGGAAGACACTATTCAGCACCACCGCCATGGACAGCACCTGGTAACGTCGTATTCCTTAATTTGAAAGCTATTTAGGTACAGTTTGTGAAACACACCTAGAAAAGGTATACCAGTAGTTAAGGTTAACCTTAAGTCTTAGTAGAGTGCTAAGAGAAAACGTTATCAGAAAACGCAGCCCTGATCATTAAAAAAGGCAAAAATACTACATACGGATCATGTTAATAGATCTTAGTAACTTTAAGCAgtagtttaaatattttgtagtacactctaaaaacaaacggtgctaaatagcactaatgctatgttcacaccagccacggtagaggtaTCAAGctcgagtgatttcaatgttaagtcaatagaGGAACCGTTTTAtgtgctatatatatatagctcctatgtagcacctgtgtagaaccatgttgtgctatatagaaccaaaCCTAATGCTAaagtggtgctatatcacccccggatggttcttcatagggGCTTTacaggtgctatatagcactaaaaacgGTAACCCTATGATGACGAGATTTTAGTGCTATTTAAACCTTATATTGCATTATATTTAATGCCTCCTATAACGTTGtatatcatttatatttttatatcataTTTTGATATCAAACAATAAGTTTGATGTAGATCCAAATTACTATTTAAACACTATAACattgtaaaaattccttgttgcacttaattttttaagtttaatcaatttgAAATTACATTACTTTTGACTTTTCCACTAGTGATGACTGAGGAGTTGCTATCAATtacaaaaattaagttgaaataaaTTAAGCAAATTTATCTTTATTTTGTATGATATATAGCAAATCCTTTAGCAGCCTTTAAGAGTCTGACAGAATGAGAACATTGTGAGTTGACATTTAAATTTCTAACGAAATAACAACATTACtcgcattaaaaaaataaaccgtagtgagaaaaaaaataactcttaatagcaataaaaatatgaactaactcataacattttatataaatatactaCCGCCACAATTGAGCTTGTAGACGTGTTCGAGTGCCCGCATCTCTGCGCAGGCCAAACGATCTATTACATCAAAGTCCCGCGAGAGCATTATTAAACCATACGGAGTGGCCTACTCtcgaatcactctcgcggtactagAAATCACACACCGATCAGTCTACGCAGCGCCGCTTCTGAACCGGAAGGCTACATCATTCGCAGGTCCCATACGCAGgatgcatacgtcatcaagcatGGTTTATTCcagttaactgagcattgcattcgcaagtcataagcatattataacaatataCGATGAGCTAAGAATATCAGTCAACTTTATCATTaataatattctgaaataagaatttgacgtatgcagcctacaaatgcgacctctggaggatgcagccttccgTTTGTCAGATAGTTTTGGCGCCAGGTTCCATGTCGACGACGTCTTTGACGATCTGCGTGGTGGGCGGGGTCGCGCTGTGCGTGTAGAGGTCGTGGGCGGAGCGCGACGGTCCGTGGCGTGAACCGCTCTGTAGTAGCGTGACTGCCTGGTTTCTGCTCATCTGACAGAGAGACACTTCGGCAGCCGGCGCAACCATGTCCGACGACGAGCAGCAAGAGCAGACCATCGCCGAGGACCTGGTCGTGACCAAGTACAAGATGGGCGGTGACATCGCCAACCGTGAGTTTGACGTTTGAGTGATGGAGTCGGGCCTCCACGCTGCTCTCTCGTGCCATGTGTTGACGAGATGAGCCGCGTGGAGAGATCTAGTCCATCCCTCTGGCCTTAGGCCCTATAGAACTCTATGTACACCTGCCTAAAGGcatgtcttttttttaaatatacaaatgtaaacaCTGTGCAGTGTGTTACAGATGGTATAGATAGAATCATGCTAATGCTAGCTAGCTTTAGCCCTAGGTGTATGTCATTTGGGCATTTGTGATAGTCTCAATGCCAGCTGTAAGGGGGTTAGTCATCAAAGGCATAGGTTACTGAGTTTGCAGTCTGGTCTATAGACTGAACAACTAGTAAAGTAGTCTAGAGATTCTACTGGAAATCTCTAGTATAGTGCACATTAGCTTTTGGCATATGTTTTCATCAAAAGTTACATTCAAATTATGCATTTATAAATCATTATATATGTTTTCTGGGGATCAAACCCATTCTGTATTGAACATACAGGAGCATTGTTTAGTAGCCTAGAGTAGCATACTATAGTATAGTATACAGTACTATTGTATAGTTGTCCAGATATGTAACTAATCTTTCTCATCTACTGGTAAGGGtgcatttctaattttaagTTGACTTTATGCTGGTAGAGGGATGCTTTTGGACttggttgttgtgttttttgcaCTGTAGCCCTGTACTCATAAAGCTTCATTGATGGTTCAGTGGTTGGAACCGTTGGTTTCATCCCAAACTTTTTGTTAGTTCAGCTGATTTCTAAAGTAAGCATTATTGTTTGCACCTGCTCAGTGCATATCATCCATGTTTCGCCTTGGTTATGCAGAATTTCAGCAACAATTTAAATTAACTTTATTTATTCCTTACAGTTAAATGAATATCAACAAGCCCATATcttattttgtttacattttctcTCTCTTACAGAGGCACTAAAG
This Paramisgurnus dabryanus chromosome 7, PD_genome_1.1, whole genome shotgun sequence DNA region includes the following protein-coding sequences:
- the LOC141282395 gene encoding uncharacterized protein → MDFDFLFQLKVHMRTHTEKPFCCTECGYYFSSKRNLKTHKRIHTGEKPYKRPHCKKSFYRKHHLEKHVFIHTDERPYQCSECDKAFKDSWSLKSHQNIHSKEKPFQCSHCDKRFVYKYHMIDHERIHTGEKPYHCVCGRSFRLQYNLVSHQRTHTGEKPYKCSQCDKTFAHSGNLKSHQRVHTGEKPYHCSICGERFTHSRRFQNHQKKHAEQQTDLKSS